The genomic stretch CCGGACTTTTGGCTGATTATTTAAACGATGGAATTCTGTTGGCAAATGATATAAGCCCTGAAAGTATAAAGATTGCTCAAAAACGTCTAATTAACTACAAGAATATAAAATTTATTACAGGAAACTTTTTGGATCTGCAAACAGAGATGGTTGTTGATGTTGTTGTGCTGCCCGATGTAATTGAACATATTCCTCTCTCAGAACATAACTTTTTATTTCAAAAAATCCAAAAACTCTTAAAGCCAGGTGGCTTTGTTTACATTAACATTCCCAATCCCTATTATCTTAGCTGGTGTATAGAACATAAACCCAAAATCCTTCAAATTATTGACCAACCAATTTATACGGATTTGCTTTGTAAAAATATTTATCACCATGGGTTATTCATTTTTCATCTGGAAACTCATTCTCAATGGTTTGAAAATGATTACCAAAGTATTGTTCTGAAACGAGTATCTGATCAAACAGAATTCAAAGAACTCACTTATATTCCAAAATCTATATTGAAAAGATTGCTTTTGAAGATAAAAAAGAAAATGTATGGTAAACGATAATGATCAACTGGTTTTATTAACCAATGAGTTTCCATATGGAACTGGAGAGACATTTCTGGAAAGTGAGATCACCATTTTGTCTGAACATTTTTCTAAAATCAGAATAGTACCTTTTTCTTTACCTCATAGAATCATAAGGACAGTCCCTGAAAATGTGACTATTCATTCGATAAGAAAAAGTGCCAGAGTAAGTAATTTGCTGTTGATTAGGAACTTTATTGTTTTTTGTAAATTGTTCTTAATTGATTTCTATTTCCAATCAAGAAAAATTTTATATCTAAAAAATTTTAGGGCTCATGTAAGTATTTTTAAGACTTCGTTGTTTTTTTCAAAAGGCCTTGAAAAGATTATTGATGATGAAAATCTTAGAAATGCTCTTTTTTACAGTTATTGGATGGATGTTTCAGCTGTTGCATTGAGTATTTTAAAATATAAAAGTTCTATTTCTCGATATATTTTTCGCACACATGGTTTTGATTTATATGAGGAAAGAAGAAAATACGGAATTATTCCATTTAAATATTCTGTGCTTTTAAACTGCAATAAATGCTTTACAATTTCTGCACATGGTTACAATTATCTGAATCTTCAGAAGAGGTTTAGAAATAAGATTACTTTGAGCTATCTGGGAGTAATCAACCATGGGATCTTAAATCCATTAAATTTTAACAAAGAGTTTATTATTGTTAGTTGCAGCAACCTGGTGCCAATTAAGAGAGTAGATTTAATAGCCAGAGCCTTGCAGAAAGTCGCATTTCCAGTAAGATGGATACATTTTGGAGATGGTGATGAGAGGAGTACTATTCGAAAATTGATTGAAAGTTTACCAAAAAATATTAAAGTCAGTCTAAAGGGAAGAGTAACCAATCTTCATATTCTGGATTTTTATCAAAACAATCAGGTTAACCTTTTTGTCAATGTTAGTAAAAGCGAAGGACTCCCTGTTTCAATTATGGAGTCCATTAGTTTTGGTATCCCTGTTATGGCAACAAATGTGGGAGGAACAAGTGAAATTGTAAATAAGCAGACAGGCATTCTTTTGCCGGAATCAATTTCGCCGGAATACCTGGCAAAAGAGATAAATCTTTTCGCTAAAAGTGATTTAAATAAACTAGAATTTAGAAAAGGAGTGCGAAATTTCTATTTAAACAATTTTAACGCTATAGAAAATTATACGAATTTTGCTTTATCATTAAAGACAATTGATTCTAATCAGAAATGAGAAATATTTTAATCATTTCCTACCACTACCCGCCCGATAACATCATCGCTGCCCGTCGTTCCGAGGCATACGCACGACATTTTCATAAGTTCGGTATTTTCCCCACCATTGTTACCGATAGATATGAAAAGGAGTATGATGGCCAAGGTAAATTGATAGGGTATAAAAATCACAAACCTTACGAAAAACCCATAACTGAACAATATAAATCCCACCGTGTGGTAAGATTGCCAAGGTATATAACTCCTTTACAGTGGTTTCAAAAATCCATTGAGCGAATTCCATTACTTAGCCCTCTTTTTACCCTGCTGATGAACTGCCTGGGCCATTTTGATATGCATTTATTAAGTCATCATGCCAATTATAAAAGTTTTTTATCAAATCACCTGAAAAACAATTCTTACAACATGATATTGGCAATAGACAGCCCGCACTTTCATGTTAGATTGGCATACTTACTCCATAAAGATTTCAGAATACCTTATATAGTTGACTTTAGGGATTTATATGATAATAACATACTGAACCAAGACTATAGACCAACGTTGAAAAGGAGAATAATCAATAATTTGAAAAAAAAAGCTTTTACAAAATGGCTTAAGAACACAAAGTTAATTACAGCATCTTCTCAATTATTGGCTGATTATTATGCCGGCCTTATTAATTGCAAAGGTTTCGAAATTACCAATGGATTTGAGGCCATAGATTATGAAGCTATTGAGCAGGAAAAGACTCAGCTTTTTCAGATTGCTTCAACCGGCCGTCTTTACTGCAATCAGGATTGGTCGGTTTTTGCCAGTGGAGTTAGGAAATTTAGTTCTGAACAAAAGCCTGATAATTTCAGGGTAGTATTTGCAGGAGTCAGGAAAGATGCGAATGATATTATTAAAACAATAAAATCATTTATTCCTGAACAATATTTAATGATTAATGGCTGGTTGGATAAAGAAGAAGTTTATCGCATACAATACTCTTCCTCTATTTTAATCGTTGCCTCCTGGCAAGGTACATTGGGAGTATATTCAGGTAAAATCTTTGAATATCTTGGTGCCCGTCGTCCCATTCTGTTTGCTCCTGGTGATAATGACGGAGTGGTTGACCGGCTCC from Chitinophagaceae bacterium encodes the following:
- a CDS encoding glycosyltransferase, whose product is MVNDNDQLVLLTNEFPYGTGETFLESEITILSEHFSKIRIVPFSLPHRIIRTVPENVTIHSIRKSARVSNLLLIRNFIVFCKLFLIDFYFQSRKILYLKNFRAHVSIFKTSLFFSKGLEKIIDDENLRNALFYSYWMDVSAVALSILKYKSSISRYIFRTHGFDLYEERRKYGIIPFKYSVLLNCNKCFTISAHGYNYLNLQKRFRNKITLSYLGVINHGILNPLNFNKEFIIVSCSNLVPIKRVDLIARALQKVAFPVRWIHFGDGDERSTIRKLIESLPKNIKVSLKGRVTNLHILDFYQNNQVNLFVNVSKSEGLPVSIMESISFGIPVMATNVGGTSEIVNKQTGILLPESISPEYLAKEINLFAKSDLNKLEFRKGVRNFYLNNFNAIENYTNFALSLKTIDSNQK
- a CDS encoding class I SAM-dependent methyltransferase; this encodes MKNVSEFYDGYASRQLEANVTRRHNHIMKGLVRFGLKNDQKVLEIGCGIGTLTGLLADYLNDGILLANDISPESIKIAQKRLINYKNIKFITGNFLDLQTEMVVDVVVLPDVIEHIPLSEHNFLFQKIQKLLKPGGFVYINIPNPYYLSWCIEHKPKILQIIDQPIYTDLLCKNIYHHGLFIFHLETHSQWFENDYQSIVLKRVSDQTEFKELTYIPKSILKRLLLKIKKKMYGKR